A section of the Rhea pennata isolate bPtePen1 chromosome 24, bPtePen1.pri, whole genome shotgun sequence genome encodes:
- the HMBS gene encoding porphobilinogen deaminase isoform X1, giving the protein MAAPGPVAVSRAAGSGRGEPEQERPLPLTRLLPQDANGVGGRAVRVGTRRSQLARIQTDSVVEMLRDLYPDLHYEIVAMSTTGDKILDTALSKIGEKSLFTKELENALERNEVDLVVHSLKDLPTSLPPGFTIGAVCKRENPHDAVVFHPKNSGKTLSLLPEKSVVGTSSLRRAAQLKKKFPHLEFRDIRGNLNTRLKKLDEKEDFGAIILAAAGLKRMGWENRIGQILSPEDCLHAVGQGALAVEVRAKDQEILNMVSALHDRETVLCCIAERAFMKHLEGGCSVPVAVNTMLKDGQLYLTGAVYSLDGSDSLRETMQTSVNYPQQNEDGPNDDVQHVGITAKTVPRQAQQAAENLGVELASLLLSKGAKHILSVARQLNDAL; this is encoded by the exons atggcggcgccgggccccgtCGCTGTGAGTCGGGCCGCGGGGTCAGGGCGCGGGGAGCCCGAGCAGGAGCGGCCGCTGCCCCTGACGCGGTTGTTGCCGCAGGACGCGAACGGCGTGGGCGGCAGGGCGGTGCGCGTGGGCACCCGCCGGAGCCAG CTGGCCCGGATTCAGACTGACAGTGTAGTTGAGATGCTCCGTGATCTGTATCCTGACCTCCACTATGAGATTG TTGCCATGTCAACAACAGGAGACAAGATCTTGGATACAGCACTTTCCAAG ATTGGGGAGAAGAGCCTCTTCACCAAAGAGCTGGAAAATGCACTCGAAAGAAATGA AGTTGACCTGGTGGTTCACTCCTTGAAGGATCTGCCAACTTCTCTTCCTCCTGGCTTTACCATTGGCGCTGTCTGCAA aagggaaaacCCGCATGATGCTGTTGTCTTTCATCCCAAAAATTCTGGGAAAACACTCAGCCTCCTTCCTGAAAAGAG TGTAGTTGGAACCAGTTCACTTCGGCGAGCGGCCCAGCTCAAAAAGAAGTTTCCTCACTTAGAATTCAGGGATATT AGAGGGAATTTAAACACCCGCTTGAAGAAATTGGATGAGAAGGAAGACTTTGGTGCCATaatcctggctgctgctgggctgaaGAGAATGGGCTGGGAAAATCGCATCGGCCAG ATTCTAAGCCCAGAAGATTGTCTGCATGCTGTTGGACAG ggTGCCTTAGCAGTGGAAGTTCGTGCCAAAGACCAAGAGATACTGAATATGGTATCTGCCCTGCATGATAGAGaaactgtgctgtgctgcattGCTGAGAGAGCCTTTATGAAACATTTG gAGGGTGGATGTAGTGTTCCTGTTGCGGTCAACACCATGCTGAAAGATGGCCAG TTGTACTTGACTGGAGCAGTCTACAGCTTGGATGGTTCTGATAGCCTGAGGGAGACTATGCAGACCAGCGTTAATTATCCCCAACAG aatGAAGATGGACCAAACGATGATGTGCAGCATGTTGGCATCACAGCCAAGACTGTTCCTCGTCAGGCCCAGCAAGCTGCAGAGAACCTTGGTGTTGAACTCGCTAGTTTACTTCTGAGCAAGGGAGCTAAACATATCCTTAGTGTAGCAAGGCAGCTCAATGATGCCCTCTAA
- the VPS11 gene encoding vacuolar protein sorting-associated protein 11 homolog — protein MAAYLQWRRFVFFDREVVKEPTGPDGAGGKPFVLPPGIAVCDSGRGSLVFGDMEGQIWFLPRSLQLTSFQAYKLRVTHLYQLKQHSILVSVGEDEEGINPLVKVWNLEKRDGGNPLCTRIFSAIPGNKPTVVSCLTVHENLNFMAIGFADGSVVLTKGDITRDRHSKTQILHEGSYPITGLAFRQSGKTTHLFVVTTENIQSYTLSVKDYPHLELDSHGCGLRCSSLSDPSQDLQFIVAGNECVYLYQPDERGPCFAFEGQKLIVHWYRGYLIIVSKDRKTSPKSEFAGSEAQNSDKQILNIYDLCNKFIAYSSIFDDIVDVLAEWGSLYVLTRDGKIHVLQEKDTQTKLEMLFRKNLFEMAINLAKSHHLDSDGLSEIFRQYGDHLYNKGNHDGAIQQYIRTIGKLEPSYVIRKFLDAQRIHNLTAYLQTLHLQSLANADHTTLLLNCYTKLKDSSKLEEFIKTSESEVRFDVETAIKVLRQAGYYSHAVYLAEKHAHHEWYLKIQLEDIKNYQEALGYIGRLPFDQAESNMKRYGKILMHHVPNETTELLKILCTDYRPSGDKEGLGMLEGKKANSEEFIPVFANNSRELKAFLEHMTEVQSDSPQGVYDTLLELQLQNWAHEQDEQIKEKLHNEAITLLKSGRFKTVFDKALVLCQMHNFKDGVLYLYEQGKLFQQIMHYHMQNEQYKKVIEVCELYGDQEACLWEQALGYFARKEEDCKEYIAAVLKHIESKNLMPPLLVVQTLAHNSTATLSVIKDYLVNKLQKQSRQIEQDEQRIQKYREETTRIRQEIEELKASPKIFQKTKCSICTSALELPSVHFLCGHSFHQHCFESYSESDSECPTCMPENRKVMDMIRAQEQKRDLHDQFQHQLKCSNDGFSVVADYFGRGVFNKLTLITDLPGKSATTIEAGLQRELLVHAKRST, from the exons ATGGCGGCGTATCTGCAGTGGCGCCGTTTCGTCTTCTTCGACAGGGAGGTGGTGAAGGAGCCGACGGGGCCCGATGGGGCCGGCGGGAAGCCCTTCGTGCTGCCCCCGGGCATCGCGGTCTGCGACTCGGGCCGAGGCAGCCTCGTGTTCGGCG ATATGGAAGGTCAGATCTGGTTTTTGCCCCGCTCCCTTCAGCTTACTAGTTTCCAAGCTTACAAGCTAAGGGTGACGCACCTGTACCAGCTGAAGCAGCACAGTATCCTGGTTTCTGTTGGTGAGGATGAAGAAGGCATTAATCCTTTA GTTAAAGTGTGGAACCTGGAGAAACGAGATGGTGGTAATCCTCTTTGCACACGGATTTTTTCAGCAATACCGGGTAACAAGCCCACAGTTGTATCCTGCTTAACCGTCCATGAGAATCTTAATTTCATGGCTATTG GTTTTGCAGACGGGAGTGTCGTACTTACAAAAGGAGACATCACTCGAGACCGGCATAGTAAGACCCAGATCCTCCATGAGGGCAGTTACCCAATTACTGGCCTTGCTTTCCGACAGTCTGGCAAAACAACACATCTGTTTGTGGTGACCACAGAGAACATCCAG TCTTATACACTCTCGGTGAAAGATTATCCTCATCTGGAGTTGGACAGTCACGGTTGTGGATTGCGCTGTTCTTCTCTCAGTGACCCCTCCCAGGATCTTCAGTTCATTGTGGCAGGAAATGAATGTGTGTACCTTTACCAACCAGATGAACGTGGCCCGTGCTTTGCCTTCGAGGGACAAAAGCTGATTGTTCACTGGTATCGGGGGTACCTCATCATTGTCTCCAAGGACCGAAAGACTTCTCCAAA GTCAGAGTTTGCTGGGAGCGAGGCACAGAATTCAGACAAACAGATCTTGAATATCTATGACTTGTGCAACAAATTCATTGCGTACAGCTCAATCTTTGATGATATAGTAGATGTCTTAGCAGAGTGGGGGTCTCTGTATGTACTGACCAGAGATGGGAAGATTCATGTCCTGCAGGAGAAGGATACACAGACCAAACTTGAG ATGTTATTCAGAAAGAACTTATTTGAAATGGCTATTAACCTGGCCAAGAGTCACCACCTGGATAGTGACGGTTTGTCAGAGATTTTTCGGCAATATGGAGATCATCTGTACAACAAGGGGAACCATGACGGAGCCATCCAACAGTATATCCG AACTATAGGAAAGTTGGAGCCATCTTATGTTATTCGGAAGTTCCTGGATGCTCAGCGTATACACAACCTCACTGCTTATCTGCAGACTCTCCACCTACAGTCCCTGGCCAATGCAGACCATACCACACTTCTGCTGAATTGTTATACCAAACTCAAAGACAGCTCCAAACTGGAGGAGTTCATCAAG ACTAGTGAGAGTGAGGTCCGCTTTGATGTGGAGACAGCAATCAAGGTGCTTCGTCAAGCGGGTTACTACTCCCATGCTGTGTACCTGGCAGAGAAGCACGCGCATCATGAATGGTACCTCAAAATCCAGCTAGAGGACATCAAG AATTACCAGGAGGCTTTGGGGTACATTGGAAGGCTGCCTTTTGATCAGGCAGAGAGCAACATGAAGCGGTATGGTAAAATCCTGATGCACCATGTCCCTAATGAGACCACGGAATTGCTGAAGATACTGTGCACTGATTACCGGCCTTCAGGAGACAAAGAAGGCCTTGGGatgctggaaggaaaaaag GCTAATTCTGAGGAGTTCATTCCGGTCTTTGCAAACAACTCCCGAGAATTAAAGGCTTTTCTGGAGCACATGACTGAAGTGCAGTCTGACTCCCCACAAGGTGTCTATGACACATTGCTGGAACTTCAGCTTCAGAACTGGGCACATGAACAAGATGAACAG ATAAAGGAGAAGCTGCACAATGAAGCCATCACCCTGCTAAAGAGTGGAAGGTTCAAAACGGTCTTTGACAAGGCCTTGGTCTTGTGTCAGATGCACAATTTCAAGGATGGTGTCCTCTACCTCTATGAACAGGGCAAGCT tTTCCAACAGATCATGCACTACCACATGCAGAATGAGCAGTACAAGAAGGTGATTGAGGTGTGTGAGTTGTATGGTGACCAAGAGGCTTGCCTCTGGGAACAGGCTCTTGGCTACTTTGCACGGAAGGAGGAGGACTGTAAGGAGTATATTGCTGCAGTGCTAAAACACATCGAGAGCAAGAATCTTATGCCTCCACTGCTCG TTGTGCAGACTCTGGCTCATAACTCCACAGCCACGCTGTCTGTGATTAAGGATTATCTTGTGAACaaactgcagaagcagagcCGACAAATTGAGCAGGATGAgcaaagaattcaaaaataCCGAGAAGAAACCACGAGGATCCGCCAGGAGATTGAAGAGCTAAAAGCAAG TCccaagatttttcagaagaccAAGTGTAGTATTTGTACTAGTGCCCTGGAGCTGCCTTCAGTCCACTTCCTGTGTGGTCATTCCTTCCACCAGCATTGCTTTGAAAGTTACTCTGAGAGTGATTCAGAATGTCCTACTTGCATGCCTGAAAATCGCAAAGTGATGGACATGATCCGAGCCCAGGAGCAGAAGAGGGATCTGCATGACCAGTTTCAGCATCAG CTCAAATGTTCAAACGACGGCTTCTCTGTTGTCGCCGACTACTTTGGGCGAGGTGTCTTCAATAAGCTCACCCTCATCACGGACTTGCCCGGGAAATCGGCTACGACGATCGAGGCCGGCCTGCAGCGGGAGCTGCTCGTGCACGCCAAGCGCAGTACTTAG
- the HMBS gene encoding porphobilinogen deaminase isoform X2, producing the protein MAAPGPVAVSRAAGSGRGEPEQERPLPLTRLLPQDANGVGGRAVRVGTRRSQLARIQTDSVVEMLRDLYPDLHYEIVAMSTTGDKILDTALSKIGEKSLFTKELENALERNEVDLVVHSLKDLPTSLPPGFTIGAVCKRENPHDAVVFHPKNSGKTLSLLPEKSVVGTSSLRRAAQLKKKFPHLEFRDIRGNLNTRLKKLDEKEDFGAIILAAAGLKRMGWENRIGQILSPEDCLHAVGQGALAVEVRAKDQEILNMEGGCSVPVAVNTMLKDGQLYLTGAVYSLDGSDSLRETMQTSVNYPQQNEDGPNDDVQHVGITAKTVPRQAQQAAENLGVELASLLLSKGAKHILSVARQLNDAL; encoded by the exons atggcggcgccgggccccgtCGCTGTGAGTCGGGCCGCGGGGTCAGGGCGCGGGGAGCCCGAGCAGGAGCGGCCGCTGCCCCTGACGCGGTTGTTGCCGCAGGACGCGAACGGCGTGGGCGGCAGGGCGGTGCGCGTGGGCACCCGCCGGAGCCAG CTGGCCCGGATTCAGACTGACAGTGTAGTTGAGATGCTCCGTGATCTGTATCCTGACCTCCACTATGAGATTG TTGCCATGTCAACAACAGGAGACAAGATCTTGGATACAGCACTTTCCAAG ATTGGGGAGAAGAGCCTCTTCACCAAAGAGCTGGAAAATGCACTCGAAAGAAATGA AGTTGACCTGGTGGTTCACTCCTTGAAGGATCTGCCAACTTCTCTTCCTCCTGGCTTTACCATTGGCGCTGTCTGCAA aagggaaaacCCGCATGATGCTGTTGTCTTTCATCCCAAAAATTCTGGGAAAACACTCAGCCTCCTTCCTGAAAAGAG TGTAGTTGGAACCAGTTCACTTCGGCGAGCGGCCCAGCTCAAAAAGAAGTTTCCTCACTTAGAATTCAGGGATATT AGAGGGAATTTAAACACCCGCTTGAAGAAATTGGATGAGAAGGAAGACTTTGGTGCCATaatcctggctgctgctgggctgaaGAGAATGGGCTGGGAAAATCGCATCGGCCAG ATTCTAAGCCCAGAAGATTGTCTGCATGCTGTTGGACAG ggTGCCTTAGCAGTGGAAGTTCGTGCCAAAGACCAAGAGATACTGAATATG gAGGGTGGATGTAGTGTTCCTGTTGCGGTCAACACCATGCTGAAAGATGGCCAG TTGTACTTGACTGGAGCAGTCTACAGCTTGGATGGTTCTGATAGCCTGAGGGAGACTATGCAGACCAGCGTTAATTATCCCCAACAG aatGAAGATGGACCAAACGATGATGTGCAGCATGTTGGCATCACAGCCAAGACTGTTCCTCGTCAGGCCCAGCAAGCTGCAGAGAACCTTGGTGTTGAACTCGCTAGTTTACTTCTGAGCAAGGGAGCTAAACATATCCTTAGTGTAGCAAGGCAGCTCAATGATGCCCTCTAA
- the HMBS gene encoding porphobilinogen deaminase isoform X3 — protein MSTTGDKILDTALSKIGEKSLFTKELENALERNEVDLVVHSLKDLPTSLPPGFTIGAVCKRENPHDAVVFHPKNSGKTLSLLPEKSVVGTSSLRRAAQLKKKFPHLEFRDIRGNLNTRLKKLDEKEDFGAIILAAAGLKRMGWENRIGQILSPEDCLHAVGQGALAVEVRAKDQEILNMVSALHDRETVLCCIAERAFMKHLEGGCSVPVAVNTMLKDGQLYLTGAVYSLDGSDSLRETMQTSVNYPQQNEDGPNDDVQHVGITAKTVPRQAQQAAENLGVELASLLLSKGAKHILSVARQLNDAL, from the exons ATGTCAACAACAGGAGACAAGATCTTGGATACAGCACTTTCCAAG ATTGGGGAGAAGAGCCTCTTCACCAAAGAGCTGGAAAATGCACTCGAAAGAAATGA AGTTGACCTGGTGGTTCACTCCTTGAAGGATCTGCCAACTTCTCTTCCTCCTGGCTTTACCATTGGCGCTGTCTGCAA aagggaaaacCCGCATGATGCTGTTGTCTTTCATCCCAAAAATTCTGGGAAAACACTCAGCCTCCTTCCTGAAAAGAG TGTAGTTGGAACCAGTTCACTTCGGCGAGCGGCCCAGCTCAAAAAGAAGTTTCCTCACTTAGAATTCAGGGATATT AGAGGGAATTTAAACACCCGCTTGAAGAAATTGGATGAGAAGGAAGACTTTGGTGCCATaatcctggctgctgctgggctgaaGAGAATGGGCTGGGAAAATCGCATCGGCCAG ATTCTAAGCCCAGAAGATTGTCTGCATGCTGTTGGACAG ggTGCCTTAGCAGTGGAAGTTCGTGCCAAAGACCAAGAGATACTGAATATGGTATCTGCCCTGCATGATAGAGaaactgtgctgtgctgcattGCTGAGAGAGCCTTTATGAAACATTTG gAGGGTGGATGTAGTGTTCCTGTTGCGGTCAACACCATGCTGAAAGATGGCCAG TTGTACTTGACTGGAGCAGTCTACAGCTTGGATGGTTCTGATAGCCTGAGGGAGACTATGCAGACCAGCGTTAATTATCCCCAACAG aatGAAGATGGACCAAACGATGATGTGCAGCATGTTGGCATCACAGCCAAGACTGTTCCTCGTCAGGCCCAGCAAGCTGCAGAGAACCTTGGTGTTGAACTCGCTAGTTTACTTCTGAGCAAGGGAGCTAAACATATCCTTAGTGTAGCAAGGCAGCTCAATGATGCCCTCTAA
- the LOC134150538 gene encoding histone H2A, which translates to MSGRGKSGGKARAKAKSRSSRAGLQFPVGRVHRLLRRGHYAERVGAGAPVYLAAVLEYLTAEILELAGNAARDNKKTRIIPRHLQLAVRNDEELNKLLGGVTIAQGGVLPNIQAVLLPKKTGGGGAGPAKAGKKGGGQQSQEY; encoded by the coding sequence ATGTCTGGCCGTGGCAAGAGCGGCGGTAAGGCCCGGGCTAAGGCCAAGTCTCGCTCGTCCCGGGCTGGGCTGCAGTTCCCTGTCGGGCGCGTGCaccggctgctgcggcgcgggcaCTACGCGGAGCGGGTGGGCGCCGGCGCGCCCGTGTACCTGGCTGCCGTGCTGGAGTACCTGACGGCTGAGATTCTGGAGCTGGCGGGCAACGCGGCCCGCGACAACAAGAAGACGCGCATCATCCCCCGTCACCTGCAGCTGGCGGTGCGCAACGACGAGGAGCTCAATAAGCTGCTGGGCGGTGTCACCATCGCGCAGGGCGGCGTGCTGCCCAACAtccaggctgtgctgctgcccaagaagacgggcggcggcggcgcgggccctGCCAAGGCCGGCAAGAAGGGCGGCGGCCAGCAATCGCAGGAGTACTAG